A genomic stretch from Erigeron canadensis isolate Cc75 chromosome 9, C_canadensis_v1, whole genome shotgun sequence includes:
- the LOC122583160 gene encoding uncharacterized protein LOC122583160 has protein sequence MGNYASSACNIMITPRLKNNKSARVIFPTGEIRQFHESVSAAEIMLECPNFFLVNSESLSINRRFSALSADEELESGNIYIMFPMRRLNSMITPADLTVFWMAANNVAKRISVGMSLESENEDGQMRVVANDLPEFSHRLVVCRSRKPLLDTIMEEHISCR, from the coding sequence ATGGGAAACTATGCATCATCAGCATGTAATATCATGATCACTCCTAGACTAAAAAACAACAAATCAGCTAGAGTAATTTTCCCAACGGGCGAAATACGACAGTTTCATGAGTCAGTAAGTGCGGCAGAGATTATGCTCGAGTGTCCGAATTTCTTCTTGGTGAATTCAGAATCTTTGAGCATCAACAGAAGGTTTTCGGCTTTATCGGCTGATGAAGAGTTGGAGTCTGGAAATATTTACATCATGTTTCCAATGAGAAGGTTGAATTCCATGATTACCCCTGCTGATTTGACGGTTTTTTGGATGGCAGCTAATAATGTGGCTAAGCGGATTTCCGTGGGGATGTCTTTAGAGTCGGAAAATGAGGACGGGCAGATGAGGGTGGTGGCGAATGATTTGCCGGAGTTTAGTCACAGATTGGTTGTTTGTAGGTCAAGGAAGCCGTTACTAGACACAATTATGGAGGAGCATATTAGTTGTAGATGA